A stretch of Longimicrobium sp. DNA encodes these proteins:
- a CDS encoding histidine kinase, whose protein sequence is MRADATPGVRIPPLLLVLLATLFGMVAAWQHVYGMAQYPPHVHAPLAHGMAMRMPFWFLWALFVPGMQWFARRWPLDRMRWLPGTALMLSVAIAAVLAHGALELGVQRLLPQRLFLMGSPYPRTFEQFVIGAVTSRLGLYAILLGGVYCAAYYARYRERELAASQLQGQLARAQLQALRMQLNPHFLFNAMNSISMLVRGGRNAEAVRMLAGLGDLLRDVLEEDRPHEVPLRDELAFLERYLAIEQIRADRLEVRIDAEPETLDARVPTLILQPIVENAIRHGIARSRAAGLLEIEARREGGTLRLSVRDDGPGIAANGRDGVGLANTRARLARMYGDEQALDLESPAGGGARVTIRLPFHRRDAFADEEAA, encoded by the coding sequence ATGCGAGCCGACGCCACGCCCGGAGTGCGGATCCCGCCGCTGCTGCTGGTCCTGCTGGCCACGCTGTTCGGGATGGTGGCCGCGTGGCAGCACGTCTACGGGATGGCGCAGTACCCCCCGCACGTGCACGCGCCGCTGGCGCACGGGATGGCCATGCGCATGCCGTTCTGGTTCCTCTGGGCGCTGTTCGTTCCCGGGATGCAGTGGTTCGCGCGCCGCTGGCCGCTGGACCGCATGCGCTGGCTTCCCGGCACCGCGCTGATGCTGTCCGTGGCCATCGCCGCGGTGCTGGCGCACGGCGCGCTGGAGCTGGGGGTGCAGCGCCTGCTGCCGCAACGGCTGTTCCTGATGGGGAGCCCGTATCCGCGAACCTTCGAGCAATTCGTCATCGGCGCGGTCACTTCGCGGCTGGGGCTGTACGCGATCCTGCTGGGCGGCGTGTATTGCGCCGCCTACTACGCGCGTTACCGCGAGCGCGAGCTGGCCGCTTCGCAGCTGCAGGGGCAGCTGGCGCGGGCCCAGCTGCAGGCGCTGCGGATGCAGCTGAACCCGCACTTCCTGTTCAACGCCATGAACAGCATCTCCATGCTGGTCCGCGGCGGGCGCAACGCCGAGGCGGTGCGGATGCTGGCCGGGCTGGGCGACCTGCTGCGCGACGTGCTGGAGGAGGACCGACCGCACGAGGTGCCGTTGCGCGACGAGCTGGCGTTCCTGGAGCGTTATCTCGCGATCGAGCAGATCCGCGCCGACCGCTTGGAGGTGCGAATCGACGCGGAGCCGGAGACGCTCGACGCGCGCGTGCCCACGCTGATCCTGCAGCCGATCGTGGAGAACGCCATCCGGCACGGCATCGCCCGCAGCCGCGCAGCGGGGCTGCTGGAGATCGAGGCGCGGCGCGAGGGCGGCACGCTGCGGCTGTCCGTGCGCGACGACGGCCCGGGGATCGCCGCGAACGGGCGCGACGGCGTGGGGCTGGCCAACACGCGCGCGCGCCTGGCGCGGATGTACGGCGACGAGCAGGCGCTCGACCTCGAGTCGCCCGCGGGCGGCGGCGCGCGGGTGACCATCCGCCTCCCCTTCCACCGCCGCGACGCCTTCGCCGACGAGGAGGCGGCGTGA